In the Bacteroidota bacterium genome, TTTAAGGAAATTAACAAACTTAATGCAAAACTAATTTAACGGATAAAATGGCAGACGGAGAAAGAATTATTAAGATTAACATTGAAGAAGAAATGAAAACCGCTTACATCGATTATTCGATGTCGGTAATTGTGAGCCGTGCATTACCCGATGTACGTGACGGATTGAAACCGGTTCACCGAAGAGTACTTTACGGAATGCTCGACCTTGGCGTGTTTAGCAACCGACCTTATAAAAAATCAGCAAGAATTGTTGGAGAGGTTTTAGGAAAATATCACCCGCATGGCGATACTTCTGTATACGATGCGATGGTGCGTATGGCGCAAGAATGGAGTTTACGCTATCCCTTAGTGGATGGTCAAGGTAACTTTGGTTCGGTGGATGGAGATAGTCCGGCTGCAATGCGTTATACTGAGGCCCGCTTAAAAAAGATTGCAGAAGAAATGTTGGCCGATATTGAGAAGGATACCGTTGATTTTCGTTTGAACTTTGATGATTCCTTGGAAGAGCCTACCGTTTTGCCTTCTAAATTGCCTAACTTATTATTAAATGGCGCCTCGGGTATTGCTGTAGGTATGGCCACCAATATGCCACCACATAATTTACGTGAAGTAGTGGATGCAACCATTGCTTACATCGACAATCGTGAAATAGATATTGCAGGTTTAATGCAGCATATTAAAGCACCTGATTTTCCTACTGGTGGTATTATTTATGGATACGATGGTGTGCGCAGTGCTTTTGAAACAGGAAGAGGTAGAATTGTGCTTCGTGCGCAACATACTATCGAAACAACTGCTTCCGGAAGAGAGCGCATTATTGTAACTGAAATTCCGTATCAAATCAACAAGGCGGAAATGATTAAGAAGACTGCTGATTTGGTTAACGATAAAAAGATAGAAGGCATCAGCAATATTTTTGACGAAAGCGACCGCAGCGGAATGCGCATTGTGTATGAAGTTAAAAAGGATGCCATCACGAATGTAGTGGTTAACAAACTATTCAAATACACCGAATTACAGACTTCGTTCAGCGTTAACAACATTGCTTTGGTAAAAGGTCGGCCAATGATGCTGAACTTGAAAGACATGTTGCATCATTTCGTGGAGCACCGTCATGAAGTGGTTATTCGCAGAACAAAATTCGAATTGGCTCAGGCCGAAAAGAGAGCACATATCTTAGAAGGTTATTTAATTGCCCTCGACCATTTGGACGAAGTAATTAAGATGATTCGTGAATCAGCTACCCCTCAGGCGGCTCAAGATGGCTTGATGGCGAGCTTCGGATTAAGCGAAATTCAAGCTAAAGCAATACTTGAGATGCGCTTACGTGTACTCACTGGTTTAGAGAGAGATAAGATTAAAGATGAGTATACCGAATTAATGAAAACAATTGCCTTCTTGAAATCCATTTTAGCGGATGAAGGCTTACGCATGCAAATCATAAAAGATGAGTTATTAGAGCTGAAAGAAAAGTATGGCGATGCCCGCAAATCTGAAATCGTGTACTCTGCGGAGGATTTTAGAATTGAAGATATGATTGCAGATGAGGAAATTGTTATTACGGTTTCACATTTGGGCTATATTAAAAGGACACAGTTAAGCGAATATAAAACTCAAAATCGCGGTGGAAAAGGCTCTAAAGGAAGTGCCACCCGTGAGGAGGATTTCTTAGAACATTTATTCACGGCAAGTACCCATAACTATTTATTGTTTTTTACCGAGCAAGGTAAATGCTACTGGATGCGTGCTTTTGAGATTCCTGAAGGCACCAAACAAAGTAAAGGCCGCGCCATTCAAAACCTATTGAACATTGCTCCTGACGATAAGATTAAGGCTTACATTAATGTGAAAGACTTAACGGATGAAGAATATTTGAACAATAACTTCATTATTATGTGTACTAAAAAAGGTACCATCAAAAAAACAAGTCTGAAAGCTTACTCCCGTCCTCGTCAAAATGGTATTAATGCCATTAATGTAAAAGATGGAGATACATTGTTGGAAGCAAAATTAACCAACGGTAGCAACGAAATTATGTTGGCATCTAAAGCAGGTAAGCTAGTTCGATTCCCAGAAGAAAAAGCACGTGCCATTGGTCGTAATGCAACCGGAGTGCGTGGTATTCGCTTAGGTTCTGAAACGGATGAGGTAATTGGTATGATTTGTATCAGTGACCCAAAAAGCAATGTATTGGTTGTTTCTGAAACCGGTTATGGTAAGCGCTCTGACATAGATGAGTACCGTGTTACAAACCGTGGCGGTAAAGGGGTAAAAACCATCAACATCACCGAAAAAACCGGTAATTTAATTGCGCTTAAAGATGTTACCGATGAAAACGATATCATGATTATTAATAAATCGGGTATTACCATTCGTTTAGCTGTAGCTGATTTACGTGTAATTGGTCGCGCTACTCAAGGTGTTAAGTTTATTGACTTAGGCAAGAACGACGAAATTGCCGCGGTTGCAAAAGTAGATGCCGAGCCGGAAGAGGAAATTTCCTTGGATGAAAACGGTAATCCAATTGTTGCAGAAGGAACAGATATGACCGGAGAAAACAATGATGAGCAGGATACAACCGGAAGCAATCCCGCAACAGAAGAAGATAATAAATAACCCTAAATAAAATACATGTATGAAGAAAGCAGTTGTTTTACTGGCCTTAGTAGGACTATCAACACTCGTAAATGCACAAAATAAGAATATCGTAAGTGCGATAAATTATTTTGGGTATTTTATGAAAGATAAAAATGCCAGCGATTTGGCAGAAGCTAAAAAGTATATCGATTTAGCTACAGAGCATGAGGAAACAAAAACCAAAGCGAAGATGTGGATTAATCGTGCTCAAATTTATCAAGCTATCAGCGATAGCAAAGATGAAAAAGCGAAAGCATTAAGCCCGAATCCGCTGGAGGAAGCAGCAAAAGCTTATCAGCAAACCATTAAGTATGACGAAAAAAAGGTGTACACTGAAGCACCCGGTAACTTGATGTATTGTGCCAATTCCTTCTTAAACACAGGCGTTGCCTTTTTTAATGAAAAGAATTATGGAAAAGCAGTTGAATACTTCGAAAAATCAATACAAATTAACAAGGAGAGCTTCAACAAAATTGATTCGAATGCTATTTTTAATGCTTCCTTAGCGGCTGATAGAGGGAATATGACCGATAAGGCCAAGCTTTATTTTCAGCAATTGATTGATATGAATTATGGAGGAGCGGCTGATGGTGCGCGTAACTATTCCATGTTGGCTGCGGTGTATAACAAGGAAAACAACACCGAAAAATACTTGGCAACTATTGCTGCAGGTCGTAAAGCTTTTCCGAACGATAAAGACTTAATTATTGAAGAATTAAACTTTTATTTAAAAGCCGGTAAAGATAAAGAAGCCCTCGCAAACCTTGATTTAGCGATTAAAAATGACCCTACTAATCAAACTTTGCATTTTGCCTTGGGTACCATTTACGATAAGTTAGAGCAATACGAGAATGCTGAAGCAGCATATAAAAAAGCAATTGAAATTAAGCCGGACTATTTTGATGCCTTATATAACTTAGGAGCCTTGTATTTTAATCGTGGTGCCAAGCAAACCAGTTTGGCAAACGATATTAAAGATGATGCGAAATACAGAGCAGCAATGGTAAAAGTAGACGATATTTTTAAGCAATCACTCCCCTATTTAGAAAAAGCGGAACAAGTTGGCTCGGAGGATAAAGTTACCTTTAAGGATTTGCTAAATACACTAAAATCCTTGTATGCTAGAACTGAGCAAACCGAAAAAATGAATGCGATTAAAGAAAAATTAAAAAACTATTAATTATATACGCTGGAGACATGAAAAAATTAAGCATTGTACTTTTTGTACTAACCATTTCCCTGACTAGCTTAGCAGCCGGTGATCATTTAGGAAAACCACAGCAAGTGGATGGATTAAGTGTGTTTATAATGAGTGAACCGGTGGATGCTTATTACAAGCTAGGACAAGTAGGTTCCGGAACAAGTTCTAAACTGAATGAAATGCTTAAACAAGCGATTAAAAATGTAAAAAAACAATACCCCGATGCAGATGGGATAATATTTGACCCGGAGAAAAACCTGGGATACGGCATAAAATTTAAATAATAAACTAACTCGCAAAAACGCCTCGTTCATTAATTTGGGTGAGGCGTTTTTTATTTTTGAAAAGATGACTTCTAAAGAAAAAAAGATACAGGATTTTAATCCGAATGATGTTGGAAATAATAACAATGGAGTTTTTGGATTGCCGTTCACCACGGATGAAGCTGAATTGGTAATTATTCCATTCCCGTGGGAAGTTACAGTAAGCTACAAGCCCGGAACAGCAAGTGCTCCGCTAGATATTTTAGAGGCCTCACGACAAATCGATTTATATGAACCAACAATAAGAGATGCTTGGAAGTTAGGCATTGCCATGGATGAATATCCGCAAGATTGGTTTGAAAAAAGTTCCGAATTACGCCAAAAAGCGGAAGAATGCATTGCAGTGTTGGCGGATGGTGGTAGCAGCGAACATCACGATATTCAGCGTATTCAAAAAGAAATTTTAGCCGAAACGATTGCATTTAATGCATGGGTAAAAGCACGTGCTTTGCATTTTATTTCGCAAGGTAAATTAGTGGTTGGCTTGGGTGGAGATCACAGCACACCACTGGGTTTGATAAATGCCTTGAGTGAAGTGCATGATTCTTTTGCCATATTGCAATTGGATGCGCACTGCGACTTGCGTGAAGCCTATGAAGGATTCGAGTTTTCGCATGCCTCCATCATGTACAATGCATTAAAAAATGAGCGGGTATCGGGATTGGTGCAAGTTGGGATCCGCGATTATTGCGAAGAAGAGGTAAACTACATTGCGCGCTCGAATGGGCGTGTTAAGGCTTTTTACGACCGTGATATGAAACGCAATTCTTACAACGGCATCAGCATTGCGCAGCAGCATCAACAAATTATTTCGTATTTGCCTGAAAAGGTTTATTTAAGTTTTGACATTGATGGATTAGATCCTAAACTTTGTCCCAATACAGGAACGCCGGTTGCAGGCGGAATGGAATTTGAAGAAGCCTTGCATTTAATAGAGCAACTGGTAAGCAGTGGCCGAAAAATTATTGGTTTTGATTTAAATGAAACGGGATGTGGCGAAGGAGATTGGGATGCGAATGTTGCTGGACGATTACTGTATCGTATTTGCAACTTGATGGCACAATCGAACGGGAGAATAAAGTGAGCAAATAATTTTATTACATTTGCACCATTCATTAATAAAAAAATTAAAATGGGAAAAGGAGATAAAAAATCCAAAAAAGGAAAAATTACAATTGGTTCTTATGGAGTTAAAAGAAGAAGAGTAGGTTCAAAAGTTGCCGCAGTAAATCCGGGACTTGCCGCTGCTCCGGCCAAAGAAAAAAAAGCTGCCGTTAAAAAATCAGCACCAAAAAAAGAAGCCGCTCCAAAAAAGGAAGCCGCTCCAAAAGCAAAAACTTCTAAGAAAAAAGAATAATACTTTAAAATCCCAACCCAAGAGTTGGGATTTTTTATTTTTACAAACATGAAAAACAAGTCGCTCCTACTTCCTTTTTTTATTGCCTTTTTAATGTGTTTAGGTGTTAAAAACACTTGGGCGCAAGACACCATTTATAAACGAAATGGGGATATAATTGTAGCCCAATTATTAGAAGTAACACCACAACTCATTAAATTTAAGAAAATAGAATTGCCAGACGGCCCCATTTATAGCTTAGAGCGCAAAGAGCTATTTATGATTCGGTATAAAAATGGAACGAAGGATTTGTTTTTAGACGAAAAACCAGTTGCCACAGATGACTATGCGGTTGCGCCGATTCCCAAAAAGCGTAACCCAAGAGAAGATATGCGAACCGATTCTCCCATTAGTATTGACGGTTATCATTACAGCATTGGCTATTTTAGTTTAAGCCCCAAAAAAGTAGATGAATTGATACTCAGCAAAAACGATAAACCTTTAAGTTTAATGGTGAAAAGTGCGCAAAGCGATAAACATACTTCCAAGCTTTTGGCCTT is a window encoding:
- a CDS encoding tetratricopeptide repeat protein; the encoded protein is MKKAVVLLALVGLSTLVNAQNKNIVSAINYFGYFMKDKNASDLAEAKKYIDLATEHEETKTKAKMWINRAQIYQAISDSKDEKAKALSPNPLEEAAKAYQQTIKYDEKKVYTEAPGNLMYCANSFLNTGVAFFNEKNYGKAVEYFEKSIQINKESFNKIDSNAIFNASLAADRGNMTDKAKLYFQQLIDMNYGGAADGARNYSMLAAVYNKENNTEKYLATIAAGRKAFPNDKDLIIEELNFYLKAGKDKEALANLDLAIKNDPTNQTLHFALGTIYDKLEQYENAEAAYKKAIEIKPDYFDALYNLGALYFNRGAKQTSLANDIKDDAKYRAAMVKVDDIFKQSLPYLEKAEQVGSEDKVTFKDLLNTLKSLYARTEQTEKMNAIKEKLKNY
- a CDS encoding 30S ribosomal protein THX yields the protein MGKGDKKSKKGKITIGSYGVKRRRVGSKVAAVNPGLAAAPAKEKKAAVKKSAPKKEAAPKKEAAPKAKTSKKKE
- the gyrA gene encoding DNA gyrase subunit A, with translation MADGERIIKINIEEEMKTAYIDYSMSVIVSRALPDVRDGLKPVHRRVLYGMLDLGVFSNRPYKKSARIVGEVLGKYHPHGDTSVYDAMVRMAQEWSLRYPLVDGQGNFGSVDGDSPAAMRYTEARLKKIAEEMLADIEKDTVDFRLNFDDSLEEPTVLPSKLPNLLLNGASGIAVGMATNMPPHNLREVVDATIAYIDNREIDIAGLMQHIKAPDFPTGGIIYGYDGVRSAFETGRGRIVLRAQHTIETTASGRERIIVTEIPYQINKAEMIKKTADLVNDKKIEGISNIFDESDRSGMRIVYEVKKDAITNVVVNKLFKYTELQTSFSVNNIALVKGRPMMLNLKDMLHHFVEHRHEVVIRRTKFELAQAEKRAHILEGYLIALDHLDEVIKMIRESATPQAAQDGLMASFGLSEIQAKAILEMRLRVLTGLERDKIKDEYTELMKTIAFLKSILADEGLRMQIIKDELLELKEKYGDARKSEIVYSAEDFRIEDMIADEEIVITVSHLGYIKRTQLSEYKTQNRGGKGSKGSATREEDFLEHLFTASTHNYLLFFTEQGKCYWMRAFEIPEGTKQSKGRAIQNLLNIAPDDKIKAYINVKDLTDEEYLNNNFIIMCTKKGTIKKTSLKAYSRPRQNGINAINVKDGDTLLEAKLTNGSNEIMLASKAGKLVRFPEEKARAIGRNATGVRGIRLGSETDEVIGMICISDPKSNVLVVSETGYGKRSDIDEYRVTNRGGKGVKTINITEKTGNLIALKDVTDENDIMIINKSGITIRLAVADLRVIGRATQGVKFIDLGKNDEIAAVAKVDAEPEEEISLDENGNPIVAEGTDMTGENNDEQDTTGSNPATEEDNK
- a CDS encoding agmatinase family protein, which gives rise to MTSKEKKIQDFNPNDVGNNNNGVFGLPFTTDEAELVIIPFPWEVTVSYKPGTASAPLDILEASRQIDLYEPTIRDAWKLGIAMDEYPQDWFEKSSELRQKAEECIAVLADGGSSEHHDIQRIQKEILAETIAFNAWVKARALHFISQGKLVVGLGGDHSTPLGLINALSEVHDSFAILQLDAHCDLREAYEGFEFSHASIMYNALKNERVSGLVQVGIRDYCEEEVNYIARSNGRVKAFYDRDMKRNSYNGISIAQQHQQIISYLPEKVYLSFDIDGLDPKLCPNTGTPVAGGMEFEEALHLIEQLVSSGRKIIGFDLNETGCGEGDWDANVAGRLLYRICNLMAQSNGRIK